A single genomic interval of Acidobacteriota bacterium harbors:
- a CDS encoding MaoC family dehydratase: protein MVDIQVGDEASRTLVISDDTIRGFAEVTGDTNPVHLDDEYAAGTRFGRRIAHGMIAAGVVSATLANDLPGPGTLYLNQTLTFTLPVFPGDTITATVKVISVRPDKPIVTLSTVCTNQDGEVVLEGEAIVMVEG from the coding sequence ATGGTTGATATTCAGGTTGGTGACGAGGCCTCTCGCACTCTCGTAATCTCAGACGACACCATCCGCGGATTCGCCGAGGTCACGGGGGACACCAACCCGGTCCACCTTGACGACGAGTACGCGGCCGGCACCAGGTTCGGGCGGCGCATCGCGCACGGGATGATAGCTGCTGGCGTGGTATCCGCGACCCTCGCGAACGATCTGCCAGGCCCTGGCACGCTATATCTGAACCAGACGCTAACCTTCACGCTGCCGGTCTTTCCGGGCGACACGATCACTGCCACCGTCAAGGTCATCTCGGTGCGCCCCGACAAGCCGATCGTCACCCTGTCCACCGTCTGCACCAATCAAGACGGCGAGGTCGTGCTCGAAGGGGAAGCAATCGTCATGGTGGAAGGGTGA
- a CDS encoding sulfite exporter TauE/SafE family protein, giving the protein MHLRSGIVVGLLLTVIVASLVGSLHCVGMCGPFVAFYSGADGSGGARRLLSHTAYSGGRLLTYAVFGLAAGSVGAALDVAGSLAGFQRVAAVLAGVTMILWGILALLQIRGVRLFKHFSSGGRVSSLLRRGFSLVSDKPPVVRAGVVGVLSGFLPCGWLWAFVVTAAGTGSAPKGVAVMAAFWAGTVPALLAVGLGAQLVSGPLRRHVPVVTAILLVSLGLYAILGRPSSVDAAIHKHEGKRHPEVPAAADVDGSCCESD; this is encoded by the coding sequence ATGCATCTGCGGAGCGGCATCGTGGTCGGATTGCTGCTGACTGTCATCGTCGCGAGTCTGGTAGGAAGCCTCCACTGCGTCGGCATGTGCGGGCCGTTCGTCGCCTTCTACTCCGGCGCTGATGGATCGGGCGGAGCGCGCCGTCTGCTCAGCCACACGGCCTATTCCGGAGGACGGCTGCTGACCTACGCGGTGTTCGGGCTGGCTGCCGGCTCGGTCGGCGCCGCCCTCGACGTCGCCGGATCACTGGCCGGCTTCCAGCGTGTCGCTGCCGTGCTCGCCGGCGTGACCATGATCCTGTGGGGCATCCTCGCGCTGCTCCAAATCCGCGGGGTTCGCCTTTTCAAGCACTTCTCCAGCGGCGGCCGCGTCTCGAGCCTCTTGCGCCGTGGCTTCTCCCTGGTCAGCGACAAGCCTCCGGTGGTCCGGGCGGGCGTGGTCGGCGTTTTGTCGGGCTTCCTGCCCTGCGGCTGGCTGTGGGCCTTCGTCGTCACAGCCGCCGGAACCGGCAGCGCTCCCAAGGGAGTCGCAGTCATGGCCGCCTTCTGGGCGGGAACCGTGCCCGCTCTCCTCGCGGTTGGCCTCGGCGCCCAACTGGTGAGCGGTCCTTTGCGGAGGCACGTGCCGGTGGTTACTGCCATCCTCCTGGTCTCGCTCGGCCTTTACGCCATCCTCGGCCGCCCCTCCTCGGTCGACGCCGCGATTCACAAGCACGAGGGGAAGCGGCACCCCGAGGTTCCTGCAGCAGCAGATGTGGACGGCTCCTGCTGCGAGAGCGACTGA
- a CDS encoding DUF1697 domain-containing protein: protein MRIFIALFRGINVGGRNILPMKDLRAVLEELGFEGVRTYIQSGNAVCRHAEGRASRLAERISAAIESSHGFGPEVLLLTADELERAMNANPFSEGMAEPSKLHLFFLSAVPADPNLDALEEARAASERFELDADVAYLHAPDGIGRSKLAARLESALGVTGTGRNWRTLCKIMELARTA from the coding sequence ATGCGCATATTTATCGCCCTCTTCCGAGGCATCAACGTCGGTGGCCGCAACATCCTGCCGATGAAGGACCTCCGCGCGGTCCTCGAGGAACTCGGGTTTGAGGGCGTTCGCACGTACATCCAGAGCGGCAACGCGGTGTGCAGGCATGCGGAGGGTAGGGCGTCACGCCTGGCCGAGAGGATAAGCGCGGCGATCGAATCGAGCCACGGCTTCGGGCCGGAGGTCCTGCTGCTGACGGCGGATGAGCTGGAACGGGCGATGAATGCCAACCCCTTCTCCGAAGGGATGGCAGAGCCGTCGAAGCTCCACCTGTTCTTTCTCTCCGCGGTTCCGGCCGACCCGAACCTCGATGCTCTCGAAGAGGCGAGGGCGGCAAGCGAGCGCTTCGAGCTCGACGCTGATGTCGCCTACCTTCACGCGCCGGACGGCATCGGCCGGTCAAAGCTCGCGGCGCGCCTGGAGAGCGCGCTGGGAGTGACGGGGACCGGTCGCAATTGGCGAACCCTCTGCAAGATCATGGAGCTGGCAAGAACGGCCTAG
- a CDS encoding YjjG family noncanonical pyrimidine nucleotidase, producing MARSRPRYPWLIFDADGTLFDFHLGETTALRMTTRTHGIEYSPHLHDVYAAISADLWGSFERGEVDLNRLRVERFERLFGELGIDSDPEAFNDEFMHDLGQQTQLLPGAEDLVRRMSSRCRLVLATNGIAIVQRSRFARSSIREYFEDVVISDEIGVAKPQPEYMREVFSRMGHPLKSEVLMIGDSLSSDIAAGSGFGVDTCWVNPNGNSLDGGPQPTFTVAGLGEIDAIVSDGNSAGGCDG from the coding sequence ATGGCGCGATCTCGTCCTCGCTACCCGTGGCTGATCTTCGATGCCGACGGCACCCTGTTCGATTTTCACCTCGGCGAGACGACCGCGCTTCGGATGACGACCCGTACGCACGGAATCGAGTACAGCCCGCACCTGCACGATGTCTATGCGGCGATCAGCGCTGACCTCTGGGGGAGCTTCGAGCGCGGAGAGGTCGACCTGAATCGCCTTCGGGTCGAACGATTCGAACGGCTCTTCGGTGAGCTCGGGATTGACAGCGATCCCGAGGCCTTCAACGACGAATTCATGCACGATCTCGGGCAGCAGACGCAGCTGCTGCCGGGCGCCGAGGACCTCGTCAGACGCATGTCTTCGCGCTGCCGCCTCGTGCTGGCGACCAACGGCATTGCGATCGTCCAGCGGTCGCGCTTCGCCCGGTCGTCCATTCGTGAGTACTTCGAGGATGTTGTGATCTCGGACGAGATCGGTGTCGCCAAACCGCAGCCAGAGTACATGCGAGAGGTGTTTTCGAGGATGGGCCACCCGTTGAAATCAGAGGTCCTGATGATCGGGGACAGTCTGAGCTCCGATATTGCGGCAGGTTCCGGGTTCGGAGTCGATACCTGCTGGGTCAATCCGAATGGGAATTCTCTCGACGGTGGCCCGCAGCCGACATTCACGGTTGCAGGCCTTGGCGAAATCGATGCCATCGTTTCGGATGGCAATTCAGCTGGAGGATGTGATGGTTGA